TAAGGAAAATTTAGCTTATTATATAAAATCCTTGTACCTTACGAGTTCATATATAGAGGATCAAAAAATGTATAAGAGCACAGATTGGGAAAAGGAAGTTAAAATCTTGCCCATGGGTGCCAAGGTATGGATGGTACTTTTGCTTATCTTCTTATTAATAATTCTATAAAAGTTTACAAGCGGCTTCGGCCGCTTTTTTTGTGAAATTTATTTAGGAAATCCTTTTTTTGGGTATTATATAAGTAACAAGATAAAGGAGGATAAGATGAAAAAGTTTTTGTTAATTTGTGCCCTAGCCCTTGCTATTACAGGCTGTAATAAGGAAGCCAATCTAGAAGAAGGTGTAAAAATAAGTGAGGCTAAGACAAATGTGGATGTGGAAGAGTATTTTAGCAAAGAAAAGAATTTAGACCTTGCCTATAATACTTATTCCCTAAAAGGACTTGATACAGAAAAACTAGAAATGAACTTATTTACTATAAAAGACGGGGAAGTTTCTAACTTTGTAGATGGACCTTTAATTGATGCTAAAGAAAATTCTTTGCTTGGTATTGGTTTTAATGAAAATTCCTATACAGACTTTAGGATAGAAGGAGATAAAGTAAATTATAATTCAACTTATAAGTCAGATGCCGCTATGGACAAGGACTATTTTAACAAGACTTATTGGCTAGACCAAGCTGATATAAAAGATAAGGAGTCAACCATCCTCTTTGTTGGCATGTCTAAAGATGATAAGGATATTGATATAAAAAATATCACAAAAGAAGACCTTAAAAAAATGACTGATGAAGATAAGGACCTTAAAATATTGGCCTATGAACTTATTTTGGATAAGGAGGCAGAGTAATTTTTATATGCTGATTTAATTCCAAGGCACTAAGGAGATTGAAATGAAAAAGAAAAATATACTATTAAGTCTATTGCTCATAATAATCCTAGGGGCATGCAAAATCGAAAGCCAAAGTCCTGGGGAAGTGGGACTTGTAAAAGAAGATTTTGACCTTGATCTCATGGATAAATATGATGGTGGCAATATTGTCGATTTTGGAACTGGAGTTTATTCCATTAAGGGCGGCAAAGACTCAAATCTTAAACTGAAACTCACAAGTTTTGACAATGGAGAAGAAAATAAAATTTTTGAAATTAGCCTTCCAGATTTGGAAGAAGGGGAAAAACTAGGTTTTGAACTTTCTTCAAACCAAGTCAACGTTTATGAGATTTCAGACAAGAAAATTTCCCAAGTTACTAAATTTGATTATGAAAATCAAGTTTTTACAAATGGGGAATTCAAGGTTTCGGAATGGACAGAAGGCGGATTACTTAAGGAAAATAAGCCTTTCCCTGTATTTGCAGCCTTCCTTGTTGATTCAAATGAATTTTCATTTATAGGCATAGGAAATCCAGATTTTAGGTCTCAATTTAAAGATAATAAAGATCTATCGGCCCTAGTTTTGGAATTAAATATAAGCGATGATGAGAAATAGCAGTGGTCAAATCCACTGTTTTTTTCTTAAATATTTTGATGGTGTGGGATTTTATATTAGGTAAAGTATAGATTTTATAAGAAAGGATAAAATATGGAAATTCTAGGAAAAGCACTTTATTTATTACTTATTATAGTTTTTATGAGATTTTTCTATTTTGTGTTGAGAAAATCTTTTGAAGATAAAAATTCAACTACAGTGAAAATGGCAACAAGAGACATTGTCTTATCTATCTATACAATAGCGATTCTTTCACTATTTGCCATAGCGATTTTTATCCCGGCTGTGGGAATGACAAAAAGAGCTCTTGCAGGAGTTGTAGCTATCTTGATGTCAATATATTTTGGAATCATAGTTAAGAAATATATAAAAAAGGAAGCTTTCTAATGTGGCTTATTTTTGGGGCGGGTGCAATAATTACCGCCCTTTTAAATATAATGAATTTCAAAAACCTATCTGATCTTTTTAGATTTTTGTCTTTATCTATCACAAGCCTTACCGTCTGCGCTTTTTACGCCGATGGGGCAGGAAGAGTTGTTAGAGAGGATTGGAGCGGCATAATGGATACCATACCAACCATATCTAAGGCCCTTTGGATTTGTGTGGCTCTTTCAATTCTTATAAATTCCATTTCATTAATAAAATCTCATAGAAAAAAATTGCAAAATAAAAAGGCAGCTTAAAATTAAGCTGTATTTTAGATTTTAAAGACCATTCTTATTATTCCGAATATTAGCAAATGTACTGGATAAAATAGGTAGTTAAATATTTTATTTTGTTTGCCCTTTTCTCCGTTATAGAAAAGTACAGTTGCAAAACCCAGGATGGCGTATATTTCCTTAATTATCACAAGGTAGGAAAGTCCTGATGCCAGATGTCTTTTGTCATAGAAAAGATAGTATAGGTAAATTATTATAATGGCATAGTACTCATAGTCAGATGAAATGAGCATGGAGCCTAGGCTTGAAAGGACAACTATTAAGATAGAAACAAAAATCCATAGGGGTCTTTTTTTAATGTAATCTTTTAATTTATCAATTACCATGATTGTAAATAGTCCAAGGGCGAGGCCCCAGAGAATATTTTGTGACCAGGTATTTACAAATTCAGCCGACTGGAACATATCGTAAGGAATTTCAGAAATTACCGCAAAAATCAAAAGATTCCTTAAATATGACCAGCGTGATTTTGTTTTGAAAAAACCTTCCACAACCATAAAGGCAAAGATTGGAAAGGCAATCCTTCCCAAGATGTCAAAGATTGTTGTAATAATGACCATAGGGCCAGTTCCTGTTAAAAATGGTGTTATGATTGCCTTGTTGAAATGGTCTATAAACATTGAAGCGAAGGCTATATATTTTAATTGGGCACCGTTTATGCCCTTGATGCTTTTTATTTTTTCCATAAAATCTCCTTTAAGATTATTTGAAGATTTTATCCCAAATATATAAAAATTGCAAATTTTAGGCGAAAAAATCTCCGACTAGGATTTTTCCTAGTCGGAGATTAGTTTTAATCTTATTTATTTTTTTCAATTGCTGCTTGGGCTGCTGCAAGTTTAGCGATTGGAATTCTAAATGGTGAACAAGATACATAGTCAAGACCTACGTTGTATAGGTATTTAACAGTGTTTGGTTCTCCACCGTGCTCACCACAGATACCTAGGTGGAGGGCAGGATTAGATTTTCTACCTTTTTCAACAGCTGTTTCTACTAAGAAACCAACACCTTTTTGGTCTAGAACTTGGAAAGGATCCTTTTCTAGGATGTCTTTTTCGATGTATGCTGGTAGGAATTTACCTGCGTCATCTCTTGATAGACCGAAGGTCATTTGTGTCAAGTCGTTTGTACCAAAGCTGAAGAAGTCTGTGATTTGTGCGATTTCATCGGCAGTGATAGCAGCTCTTGGAATTTCAATCATGGTACCAAGTAGGTATTTGATTTCCATGCCTTGTTCTTCAAAGACTTTTTCGATTTCTTTTACAACTATATCTTTTACATAGGCAAGTTCGTGAACATCTGAAGATAGTGGAATCATGATTTCTGGAACTACATTTACGCCTTCTTTATTTAGTCTAATAGCAGCTTGCATGATTGCTCTTGCTTGCATTCTAGAGATTTCTGGATAGATAACGCCTAGTCTTAGACCTCTGAAACCTAACATTGGGTTTACTTCTTGAAGTTCTGAAATTCTTTCGTGAACTCTTGCTGGTTGGATTTTTAATTCTAGGGCAAGGTCAGCTATTTCTTTTTCTCCCTTTGGTAGGAATTCGTGAAGTGGTGGGTCAAGAAGTCTTACAGTTACTGGTCTTTCTTCCATTAATTTATAAATTTGATAGAAGTCTTCTTCTTGCATTGGAAGAATCTTATCAAGGGCAGCTTGTCTTGTTTCAACGTCAGCAGCAAGGATCATCTTTCTAACTTGGAAAATCCTGTCATCTGCAAAGAACATGTGCTCTGTCCTACATAGACCAATACCTTCAGCACCAAATTCTAGGGCTTGTTTAGCATCTCTTGGTGTATCAGCGTTTGTTCTAACTTTCATATCCCTATACTCATCAACCCATTGCATGAATTTACCAAAAGCACCGTGCATTTGTGGTGGTTGGGTAGCAAGGGCACCTGCAAAGATTTCACCAGTTGAACCGTCAATTGAGATTGTATCTTCGCTAGTTAGGACAACATCGCCTACTCTTAATGTATGTTCAAGTTCGTTAACGTGGATATCTTGGGCACCAGATACACAGCACTTACCCATACCTCTTGCAACTACTGCTGCGTGGGAAGTCATACCGCCTCTTGCAGTAAGGATACCAACTGCTGATACCATACCTTCAAGGTCTTCTGGGCTTGTTTCTTCACGAACAAGGATAACTGTTTCGCCGTCTTTTGCTCTTCTAGCTGCTTCAGGTGCTGAGAAAGCAATCTTACCAACAGCTGCTCCTGGAGATGCGGCAAGACCCTTTGTTAAAGCTTGGGCTTTTTTAACAGCTTCTTGAGTGAAGGTTGGGTGGAGAAGTCCGTCAAGATCTTGTGGGTTGACTCTTAATAGGGCTTCTTTTTCGTCAACTAATCCTTCTTCTACCATATCTACTGCTACTTGGACAGCTGCTTGGGCAGTTCTCTTACCATTTCTAGTTTGAAGTAGGTAAAGCTTGCCCTCTTGGATAGTAAATTCCATATCTTGCATGTCTTTGTAGTGTTTTTCAAGAGTTTGTGCTGTATTATAAAATTCATCATAAACTTCAGGCATTAATTCGTGAAGGTGGCTGATTGGTTCTGGTGTACGAACACCTGCTACTACGTCTTCACCTTGAGCGTTCATTAGGTATTCACCGTAAAGTACGTTTTCACCAGTTGCTGGGTTTCTTGAGAAAGCAACACCAGTACCAGAAGTTTCTCCCATGTTACCAAATACCATGGTTTGAACGTTTACAGCTGTACCCATTTTATCATCAATATCGTTTAACTTTCTATATAGGATAGCTCTTGGGTTATTCCATGAAGAAAATACTGCTGAAATAGCAAGGTCAAGTTGTTTTCTAGGATCTTGTGGGAATTCTTCTCCAGCAAGTTCTTTGTAAACTACCTTATATTTTTCAACAACGTCAACAAAGTCTTCTGCTACTAGGTCGTGGTCTGTTTTTACGCCTTTTTCCTCTTTTTTAGCTGTTAGGACTTCTTCAAATTTGTTTTTGTCAAGGCCCATAGCAACGTCAGCAAACATTTGGATAAATCTTCTGTAAGAATCATAGGCAAATCTCTTGTTGTTTGTCTTATTTTCAAGGCCTTTAACAGCTATATCGTTAAGACCAAGGTTTAAGATTGTATCCATCATACCTGGCATTGAAATAGGAGCGCCTGATCTAACTGATACTAGAAGTGGGTCTTCGTTGTTACCAAAGGTCTTGCCATTGTGTTTTTCAAGGTCTTTGATGTGGTTTGTGATTTCTTCATTTAAGGCATCCCAAAGTTTTTTGTCTTCTTTGTAATATCTAATACATGCCTCAGTTGTTACAGAAAAACCATATGGTACATTGATTCCCATATTTGTCATTTCTGCTAGGTTTGCACCCTTGCCGCCTAGAAGGTCTCTCATTGTTTTGTTACCTTCATCGAAATTGTAAACGTATTTTGTGCTCATAATTTTTTCCCTTTCTATATTTTATTTAATTTGCTTGTGATAATTTCTGAAGTTTCTTCTATAGACCTGTAAGTCACATCAATGATTGTGCAGTCCAAGTCATTCATAAGCTCAAGTGCATAATCGATTTCCTTGCCTATTCTTTCCTTTGACGAATAAAGAGAATCTACAGATAAGCCCAAAGACTTGAGTCTTTCTTCCCTGATTTTTTTTAGGACATCCTTATCGATTGTAAGGCCAAAGATCTTATTTGGATCTATTTCAAATAATTCTTGTGGGACCTTTGAGTCTACAAGGATTGGAATGTTGCTTACCTTATATCCCATACTCGCAAGATACATGGATAGGGGAGTCTTAGAAGATCTTGAAACTCCAATTATTGCTATGTCACAATATGCGAGTCCCCTAAAATCTTGTCCATCGTCAAAATCAATGGCAAAATCAAGGGCTGCTAGCCTCCTCTGGTGGACTGGGTCTAAGGAATTTTTGTTTTTCTTATTTTGTGGAAGATTTTCCAAAAACTCATTCATTTCCCTTACAGAATAATCTATTAGACCAATTTCCCTAAGGTTTCTACTAGCTAGGTAGTTTTTGACATAGGCCTTCATTTTAGAATCTCTAAATGAGTGGTAAATTATCGAAGAATTTGAATCTGTAATTGATGTTAGTAGCTTAGTTAAGTTTTCTCTATTAATAATCCTATCAAAAATCTTTATTTCATAGGGTTGATTAAAGTGGCTCATAGTTTCTTTTACTATATCTATTAGGCCAATAGAGCTACCATCTGAGATTATATATACTATTAATTTCATAATTTCTCCTACACCAAGACTCTATAGCTATTATACCAAAAAAATTAAAATAATGAAAATATTTTCATCAAAAATTTATAAATATCCTTAATTAATAGAAAATCTTATGATAATCATAGGCTTTTTATCAATATTTTTCATATTTATTAGAAAAAGGAAATCAATATCATGTAAGAGATTGACATTAAGATAACAAAGATAAAAAACATTGACTTTTGGGGATTTATTAATATAATAATCCCAACAGTTTAATACTAACAATGAAAGAGGATTAGCCTAGGAAGTCCTTTAGAGAGAAGATGGTTGGTGAAAATCTTTGGAATAAATAGGTGAAGGTTGCTTTCATATATGTTAATGTAGCATGCATAAATGCAAAGAGAGTCTTTTTATAAGAAATTTAGGTGGTAACGCGATAATTCGTCCTAGAATGCGTTGCCATTTTTTTAATTGAGAGGAGAAAATATGGATACAAAATATAGTCCACAGGATTTTGAGAAAAAAATCTACAAAGAATGGGAAGAAGGCGGCTATTTTAAGGCAGGAGTAAATCCTGACAAAAAACCATTTACAATTGTTATGCCACCACCAAATGTTACAGGCCAACTCCACTTAGGCCACGCCCTAAATAACACTTTGCAAGATATTATTATTAGGTATAAGAGGCTAGCTGGTTTTGAAGCCCTTTGGATACCAGGCACTGACCATGCTTCTATTTCTACAGAAGCAAAGGTAGTTGGGAAGATTGCCAAAGAAGGAAAAACCAAGGCGGACCTCGGCAGGGATGGTTTCCTTAAGGAAGCTTGGGATTGGACCCACGAATACGGCGGCACAATCAAAAGACAACTAAGGACAATAGGTGTTTCTTGCGACTGGGATCACGATTCCTTCACCATGGATGAAAACTTAACTTGTGCTGTTAAAAGAGTTTTCAAAAAAATGTACGATGACGGTTTGATTTATAGGGGCAACAGGATTGTAAACTGGGATCCAATGGCTGAAACTGCTATTTCAGATGCAGAAGTTTACCACAAAGACCAAAAAGGCAAGCTTTGGTATATCAAATACCATTATGAAGATTCTGATGATTTTATAACCATCGCTACAACCCGTCCAGAAACCATGCTAGGCGATTTGGCTGTGGCAGTAAATCCAGAAGATACAAGATTTAAAGATAAGATAGGCAAAAATTTAATTCTTCCACTTGTAGGTAGGAAAATTCCAATAATTGCTGACGATTATGTAGATATGGAATATGGTACAGGTTGTGTAAAAATAACCCCATCCCACGACCCTAACGACTTTGAAGTTGGCGCCCGCCACGACCTTGGCCAATGTGTTGTTCTTGACACTAAGGCCCACATTGTAGATGGCTATGGAAGATATTCTGGTATGGATAGGTATGAAGCTAGAAAAGCAATGCTAGCTGATCTTGAAGAGCAAGGATTACTTGTAAAAATCGAAGAAATCGACCACGCAGTTGGCTATTCTGAGAGAACTGATGTTGTAATCGAGCCACTTATTTCTAAGCAATGGTTTGTTAAGATGGATGGCTTTGCTAAGATGTGTATAGATGCCTACAATTCAGGCGAACTTACTCTTATTCCAGAAAACCTATCAAAAACCTATATGAACTGGCTTGAAAATATCAGAGACTGGACAATTTCCCGTCAGCTTTGGTGGGGTCACAGACTACCAGTTTTCTATACAGAAGACGGGGAAATCATAGTTTCAGAAGACGAACCAGATGAAAATGGCATGCTAGAAGGCAAAAAAGTAACCCAAGAAGAAGATACTCTCGATACTTGGTTCTCATCAGCTCTTTGGCCTTTCGCAACCCTAGGTTGGCCAGAAGAAAACGAAGAATTTGATTATTTCTTCCCAACAGATATTTTAATAACTGGCTATGACATAATCTTTTTCTGGGTAATAAGAATGGTATTTGCTTCTTTATATACAACTGGAAAAGTTCCGTTCTCCCACGTTTTATTTACAGGTCTAATCAGAGATAGCCAAGGCAGAAAAATGAGTAAATCACTTGGTAATGGTGTTGACCCAATAGACGTAGTTGATAAATACGGAGCAGACGCCCTTAGGTTTACCCTAATTACAGGCAATTCTCCAGGAAACGACATGAGATATGACGAAGATAGGCTCCTTGCATCTAGAAACTTTGCAAATAAGTTGTGGAATGCATCAAGATTTGTCCTTATGAATATAGATGAGTCTGATGATTTGGACTTTGATGGCAAAAATCTTACACTCGAAGATGAATGGATTCTAAAAAGGCTTAACCAAGTTATAGAAGACGTATCCAAAAACCTTGATAAATACGAAATAGGTCTGGCAGCTGATAGGATAGAGGACTTTATTTGGAACGAATATTGTGACTGGTATATAGAATTTGCTAAGATTAGACTTTATGGTGATGATGAAGAAGCAAAAGCTAATGTAAAGAAAGTTCTTCTTTACGTTCTAAAATCAATGCTAATCCTCCTTCATCCATTTATGCCATTTATAACAGAAGAAATTTATTCTTCCCTTCCAAACAAAAAGGACATGCTAATTGTTGAAGAATGGCCAGAGATTAAGGAAGAATTTAACTTCACTGAAGAAGAGAAAAACGTAAATTCTGTGATCAAGGCAATAACTGCAATCAGAAACCAAAGAGCAAGCCTAAATGTACCTGCAAAGACTAAGCAAAAATTAACTATAGTAGCAGAAAATGATAAAAATAAAGACTTACTTGAACAAATCAAGGCCCAATTTATCAACCTTGCTAGTGCAAGCGAAGTAGAAGTTTTAGAAAAGTCTCAAGCTAATATTTCTGATGACGGTCTTGTAAAACTTGTCTTTAACGAATTTTCAGTTTATATGTCCCTAGATGAATTGATGGACTATGAAAAAGAAAGAGAACGTCTAAGAGGCGAGATTAAGAAAATCGAATCTGAAATCAAAAGGGCAGAAGGCAAGCTTTCAAACAAGGGCTTTACAGACAAGGCTCCAGAGGCTGTAGTAAATAAAGAAAAAGAAAAACTAGCAGACTATAAGGATCTTTTAGAAAAAACAAAGGCCAGCCTTGAAGAAATAAAGGATAAGTAATGTACGGAGAGTTTTCCTATATCTATGATAAATTAAGTTTTGATATAGATTACGACTACTATGCTCAAAATATCAAGGATTTGGCCAAAGATTATAAAATTGGAAATGAGAATATGCTTGAGCTCGCTTGTGGCTCAGGCATGCTCACCCAATATTTTTTCGATGACTTTGATAGGATAGACGCCCTTGATATTTCAACAGATATGCTAAACTGTTTTGCAGAAAAATACGACAATGACAAGGTAAATCTCATCTATTATGACATGGTAGAATACGAGAAAAAAGACTTTTACGATCTAATAGTAATCCTTTTGGATAGTGTAAATTACGTCACAAATCCAGCTGACCTTGAGAAGTTATTTAGAAACTCCTATAACAACCTCAAGGACGATTCGCTTTTGGTTTTTGATATAAATTCAGAAATGAAAATGCGAGAAATTTTTGGGTCAGAATGTTATGTCTACGAGTATGAGGATATTTTCTATACTTGGGATAATTATATGGAAGATGACCTAATTGATATGAATCTAAACTTTTTCGTAGAAAATCCAGACGGAACATACAGGAGAATAGAAGAATACCAACAAGAAAGGATTTACGGGATTGACTATGTAAAAACTTTGCTTGAAAAGATTGGTTTTACTGATATAAGGATTTTTGACGAGGATACACTTGACGATGTAAATGAGGAAACTTTGAGAGTCCTATTTTCAGCAAGAAAGGCGGCAAAATGAGTATAGGTGTAGTTAAATTTTTTGATAATAAAAAAGGATTTGGCTTCATAAAATGGGGCGGAGAAGACCTCTTCGTCCATTTTTCAGATATTATTTCTGAGGAAGAATTTAAGAGGCTAGATACTGGAGATAATGTAGAATTTGAAAAAATAGATGCCCCAAGAGGCCCACAAGCAAAAAAAGTTAAGAAATTATAGTAAAAATCCCTCGGTTGAGGGATTTTTTTGCATATTGAATTTCTAATAAAATAATCAATTGATTAACAAGCTAAATTGTGCTAGTATAGAATCATAAGAAAGGATTAATTATGGATTTTTTAGACAGTGTTTTTTCAAAAGTTAGTAAGGCTTCTAACAAGGTTAGTGAATCTGCTAAAACAAAAATAGAAGAAAATAAACTAAAAAAAGAATATAAAAATTTGGAAGAAGAGATGAATCAAGCTCTAAGGCTTATGGGATGTGAGCTTTATGATAGGTTAGAAAAAGGCGAAAGTCTACCAGATTTTAAAGAGGAAAGAGAAAATATAAAAAAATTATATGAAAGACTCACAGACCTAAATAAGCAAATAATTATCCTAACAAATGCAACTAGAAAATGTCCTAATTGCGGGGCCATATATGAGGCAAACGCAAATTTTTGCCCTGTTTGCGGACAAAAGAGAGAATTAAATGGATAAGTATTTGTTAAAAGAAAAATGTCCTCAGTGTTCTTATGAATTAAAAATAGGCTATAAATATTGCCCTAATTGTGGAATTCTTGTAGGAAACGACGGGCCTAGGGTTAAGAGGACGTCTTTTATTGATTTAAAGGATACGACAAAAAAGACTGGACCAATTGCAAAACCTCTTATAGATATATATGACAATCTCAGTAAAAGCATAAATGCGTCAGATAAGATTTTAAATACCGATATTTATCCTCTTATAATTAAAATAGGTGAAAATCCCGAAATTATAAAGTTTAATAAGGAAATTATCTTAGAAAATGATGTTGTCTTAGCAAATGATTATAAGGGCTATTATATTGAGGTTAATCCAAGTTCGAACCTATTTGTAAACAAAAAAATTATAGACTCCACCAATAAATATTATCTTCATAACAATGATCTAATAGAATTAAAAGGCCTTATCCTAATTTATACAATTTTAGACCAGGAAGATGTTATATGGGAAAAGCAAAAAGTTGATGGAAGCTTTAACTTAGATGTCGATTTTATAAGATATGAAAATGCTAGACTTGTAATCAAGCCACCTTCTGAGGGACTTTTCTTAAATAATAAAAAAATTTATGATGAAATTTTATTTAATAATAATGATTTTGTCCAAAAAGACGGAAGGATGTTTATCCTAAGGGATGATTTCCTAATTTATCAAAAAGAATTAGAAGACTATCAGAAAAGATCCAAGGCTATTTTTGCTGTAAATATAGATAAGGATGATATCCTGGATGTAGATATTAAAGAAAAAGTGGTTATGACAGAAAATGGTCCTAAAACCCTACTTAAGGATATTAAATTTGAAGCAAAACCAGGGGAACTTATCTTAGTGCTAGGATCATCAGGAGCTGGCAAATCCACATTTTTCAATGAATTTTTAAATGAACATAACTCAAAGGCTCAAATAAGTATAGGCAATATAGACTTTGCCAAAAACTTTGATTTGGCCAAAAGAATGGTGTCGACAGTACCTCAATTTGACCTATCTAGAGACAATGATACGGTTTTTATGACTCTTAAAAACTCTGGGGAATTAAAACTTCCTAGGGACTTTACCAAGGATGATAACTTATTAGATGCTTACGTAATAGAAATCCTTGATATGATGAACCTTTCAAGGTTAAAAGAATCCTTAGTAAAAGATTTATCTGGAGGTGAGAGAAAAAGGCTATCCATAGCCAGTGAATATATTGCATCACCTGTAGTTTTTTTGCTAGATGAGCCAGATTCTGGGCTTGACGGCTATAATGCAAGGTCGATTATGGCAAACCTAAGGACAATAGCAGATAATGGCAAGATAATTATGGTAATTTCCCATAGCCCAGATAGGACTGTAGAATTATATGATAAAATCTTAGTTCTGGGTAAAAGTCAGACTGAAAATTGTGGTGAACTAGCCTTTTATGGAAGCCCAGATGAAGCTATGGAATTTTTTGATACAAAAAATATTGAAACAATTGTCGATAGACTTTTAGATGATACGGATTATTATGTAGAAAAATTTAATAAAGGGGAAAGAGATGAATTATCTATCTAAAAAAGAACAGATAAAAGTTTATTATGGAAAATTAATTAGGGATTTTAAAAATAAGTCAAAATTAGTAATTTTACTAGGAGCTATCACTACACCTTTAATAGTAAGGCTCATAACTGGTCCAGATAGTTTTTTAACAACATCGTCTGATGCTGGAACAGCTGTATTTATCTTGGCTTGTGCTTGTTTGTGGCTAGGGATTTTTAACTCCATCACATCAATTTGCAAGGAAAGAGACATAATAAAGCACGAATATAGGGAAGGACTAGATATAAAATCATATATAGCCAGTCATATGATCTTCGGTCTTTTGATAGTTTTAATAGAAGCTTTAATAATAACAATACTTCTTACAATTTTTTACCATCAAAATATGGATAATTATATTGTAATTCTTGGATTATTTATTAGTTTTTTCCTTATTATCTATGCTGCCAATGCCCTTGGAATTTTAATTTCTGCAGCAGTTAAAAATACAGAAATAGCAATGACTGTCATGCCTTTTGTCTTATTAATTCAACTGGTTTTGGCAGGAAATATCAAACTTGAAAAATTGTATCTCCAAGCCATATCATGCCTTATGATTAGTAAAAATGGCTATGATTCCATCTTAAGACTAACAGGTTTTACTGAAAGACCTGGGTCCTTCCATGGTGTTGGAAAATTTATTGACTACTCCAATGTAAGTCATTTTATAGTTTGTTGGTTGATGCTTATAGTCTTGTCAGTCCTATGTGGATACTTGGCAGGAAAAGTTTTAGAAAAAAACATAAACAAATAAAGGTCTTG
This genomic window from Anaerococcus murdochii contains:
- a CDS encoding zinc ribbon domain-containing protein; amino-acid sequence: MDFLDSVFSKVSKASNKVSESAKTKIEENKLKKEYKNLEEEMNQALRLMGCELYDRLEKGESLPDFKEERENIKKLYERLTDLNKQIIILTNATRKCPNCGAIYEANANFCPVCGQKRELNG
- a CDS encoding cold-shock protein, with the protein product MSIGVVKFFDNKKGFGFIKWGGEDLFVHFSDIISEEEFKRLDTGDNVEFEKIDAPRGPQAKKVKKL
- a CDS encoding ABC transporter permease — its product is MNYLSKKEQIKVYYGKLIRDFKNKSKLVILLGAITTPLIVRLITGPDSFLTTSSDAGTAVFILACACLWLGIFNSITSICKERDIIKHEYREGLDIKSYIASHMIFGLLIVLIEALIITILLTIFYHQNMDNYIVILGLFISFFLIIYAANALGILISAAVKNTEIAMTVMPFVLLIQLVLAGNIKLEKLYLQAISCLMISKNGYDSILRLTGFTERPGSFHGVGKFIDYSNVSHFIVCWLMLIVLSVLCGYLAGKVLEKNINK
- a CDS encoding ATP-binding cassette domain-containing protein; the protein is MDKYLLKEKCPQCSYELKIGYKYCPNCGILVGNDGPRVKRTSFIDLKDTTKKTGPIAKPLIDIYDNLSKSINASDKILNTDIYPLIIKIGENPEIIKFNKEIILENDVVLANDYKGYYIEVNPSSNLFVNKKIIDSTNKYYLHNNDLIELKGLILIYTILDQEDVIWEKQKVDGSFNLDVDFIRYENARLVIKPPSEGLFLNNKKIYDEILFNNNDFVQKDGRMFILRDDFLIYQKELEDYQKRSKAIFAVNIDKDDILDVDIKEKVVMTENGPKTLLKDIKFEAKPGELILVLGSSGAGKSTFFNEFLNEHNSKAQISIGNIDFAKNFDLAKRMVSTVPQFDLSRDNDTVFMTLKNSGELKLPRDFTKDDNLLDAYVIEILDMMNLSRLKESLVKDLSGGERKRLSIASEYIASPVVFLLDEPDSGLDGYNARSIMANLRTIADNGKIIMVISHSPDRTVELYDKILVLGKSQTENCGELAFYGSPDEAMEFFDTKNIETIVDRLLDDTDYYVEKFNKGERDELSI